One Candidatus Cardinium hertigii DNA window includes the following coding sequences:
- the mnmA gene encoding tRNA 2-thiouridine(34) synthase MnmA, whose product MRIKGRVLVAMSGGIDSSVAAVMLHEQGYEVVGLTMKTWSYAGSGGKKKETGCCSLDAINDARNVAVELGFPHIILDIRKEFGGHVIDHFKSEYLAGRTPNPCILCNTHIKWDALLQRANKLNCAYLATGHYANVREERGRYIISKGVDSKKDQSYALWGVSQESLSRTLFPLGNLTKSAIRSFALERGFTDLVTKSESYEICFIPDNDYRGFLKRQVDGLEEKVKGGEFVLEDGTVVGHHEGYPFYTIGQRKGLHVALGYPVYVIDIQKETNRIVLGSFDRLRREGMVVHKLNLSKYPDLQGKKIDTVTKVRYNDTGTAAVIEQVADQMHVFFGSGVHAITPGQAAVFYEGEDVIGGGWILSAFPKS is encoded by the coding sequence ATGCGTATAAAGGGGCGTGTATTAGTAGCCATGAGTGGTGGGATAGATAGCTCTGTCGCGGCTGTTATGTTGCATGAACAAGGCTATGAGGTAGTAGGCCTAACCATGAAAACTTGGAGTTATGCGGGTAGTGGAGGTAAGAAGAAAGAAACCGGCTGCTGTAGTTTAGATGCTATTAACGATGCGCGCAATGTGGCAGTTGAATTAGGGTTCCCGCACATCATTCTAGATATACGAAAGGAATTTGGCGGTCATGTGATTGATCATTTTAAATCGGAGTATCTTGCTGGTAGAACACCCAATCCTTGTATATTGTGCAATACCCATATTAAGTGGGATGCACTTTTGCAGCGTGCGAATAAATTAAATTGTGCTTACCTAGCAACGGGTCATTATGCCAACGTACGAGAGGAAAGAGGACGTTATATTATCTCTAAAGGGGTAGATTCGAAAAAAGATCAATCCTATGCTTTATGGGGCGTTTCTCAAGAAAGCCTTAGTAGGACCTTATTCCCATTGGGAAATTTAACCAAGTCTGCTATTCGTTCTTTTGCCTTAGAACGGGGATTTACAGATTTAGTAACTAAATCTGAATCTTATGAAATATGTTTTATTCCTGATAATGACTATAGAGGGTTCCTTAAAAGACAAGTAGATGGCTTAGAGGAAAAAGTTAAAGGAGGGGAATTTGTACTGGAAGATGGTACGGTGGTAGGGCATCATGAGGGGTACCCTTTTTACACTATTGGACAACGCAAAGGATTACATGTTGCGTTGGGCTACCCAGTATACGTCATAGATATCCAGAAGGAAACCAATCGAATTGTATTGGGTAGTTTCGATCGATTGCGAAGGGAAGGTATGGTAGTTCATAAATTAAATTTGTCTAAGTATCCAGACCTACAAGGAAAAAAGATAGATACTGTAACCAAAGTACGCTACAACGACACGGGTACAGCGGCAGTGATTGAGCAGGTAGCAGATCAGATGCATGTCTTTTTTGGTTCTGGTGTTCATGCCATTACACCGGGTCAAGCCGCTGTTTTTTACGAAGGGGAGGATGTAATAGGAGGGGGATGGATTCTCTCCGCGTTTCCAAAAAGCTAA